The Bacteroidia bacterium DNA segment TATTGTTCAGCTTCTAATGCTTTTATATGACTGGCAAGATTACCATCTGTTATATCAAGCATCTCTTTTAAAGTGCTGAAATCAACCCAGTCGTTAACCATAAGAATCGACATAACGCCAAGTCTTATGCGGTTTTCAAAGGCTTTATTAAATTTATTTATTGGCAACTCCATAATCGTATTTAAAATAAATTACTATACCATATAAAATATGAAGAACGCCAAAACCAATACCCCAAAACCAAATTCCATAACCATTAAAAAATGATGCTAATATTCCTAAAAATATTTCTGATAATCCAAAATAATATGTGTCAGAATAAGTAAATTTACTTGCATTAACTAATGCCATCCCATAAAATATTAAAGTGGCAGGAATTATCATTAAATAATATTGATGGTATATAAGAAAAAAGCAAAATATGCCACCGGTAATTAATGGAATAAGAAAATGTATTAATAATCTTTTAGATGTTTTACTCCAGAAAGGAACTCCTTGCTTAATGGCTTTTCTCCACGAAAAATAAACACCTGCAAAAAGTGCAATAAAAAAAACAATTAAAGCATCAGCCAGTAAAACAATAACTGAATCATCAAACATTATCAAAATTCCCAATTGATTAATATACCACCATGCATAAACAGCACCTAACAGGGCTGCAATGCCTGCTATTATTCCGGAAAATCCGCTTAATGATAAAAACCTGGATGATTTCTCCATCAGATTTCTTATTTCTTTTAAATCTTCGATTTGAGCCATATTATAGTACTTTGTAATGCAAAGTTAGAAATTTATTTTAAACATGCAAATTAATGTTAGTTAAAATAAGTTAACCAGAAATATGATTTTAATTTATTAAGCTAGTATTATTAAAATTGTCTAGTAAATATTAAGAACTTTAGACACTTTAAGAACTTTAGTCACTTTAAGTACTTTTTAATATCTTTGCGCCTCACAAAAAATAACACAATGATTGCAGTTGACGGACTTACAGTAGAGTTTGGAGGTACAACACTTTTTAAAGACATATCTTTTGTAATAAATGATAAGGACAGAATTGCTCTAATGGGAAAAAACGGAGCAGGAAAATCTACATTGTTAAAAATTATTGCTGGAGTTAGAACTGCCTCGGGAGGAAGAGTTTCGTCACCAAAAGATACAGTTATATCTTACCTTCCACAGCATTTAATGACTGAGAATAATCGAACTGTATTTGAAGAAGCCGCACAAGCTTTTGCTAAAATTTTTGAAATGCAGAATCAGATTGACGATTTAAATAATCAATTATCTACCCGTACCGATTATGATTCTGAAGAATATTATGCCTTAATAGAACAAGTTTCTACAATTAGTGAAAAATTTTATACAATTGAAGAAATAAATTATGATGCCGAAGTAGAAAAAATACTTTTGGGTTTAGGTTTTGTTAGAACCGATTTTACTCGACCAACTAGCGAATTCAGTGGTGGTTGGAGAATGCGTATCGAATTAGCCAAAATACTTTTACAAAAGCCGGATTTAATTCTGCTTGATGAGCCTACAAATCATTTGGATATTGAATCTGTTCAATGGTTGGAAGATTTTCTTATAAACAGTGCAAAAGCAGTAATTGTTATCTCTCATGATAGAGCATTTGTAGATAATATAACAAATCGAACTATTGAAGTAACAATGGGCAGAATATACGACTACAAAGTTAATTATTCAAGTTATCTACAATTAAGGAAAGAACGAAGAGAACAACAACAGAAGGCATTTAATGAACAACAGAAAAT contains these protein-coding regions:
- a CDS encoding transcriptional regulator, encoding MELPINKFNKAFENRIRLGVMSILMVNDWVDFSTLKEMLDITDGNLASHIKALEAEQYIEINKRFINKKPNTSYRSTLLGRNAFKEHLNVLENIIKQNE